From a region of the Apibacter sp. B3706 genome:
- the epsC gene encoding serine O-acetyltransferase EpsC: MKKKINELIDRLELHPICLPINKKELEQVVKILFSKMFPVCERKNRRKIEQELTTVYNILLENISKIINTKAAESIVNTFFDKIPSIQEALYKDANAFYKNDPAADSLEEVVLAYPGFFALAAYRIAHEFHRLEVPIIPRIFSEYAHAKVGIDIHPGAQIGESFFLDHGTGTVIGETTIIGNNVKIYQGVTLGALYVTKNLSKVKRHPTVEDNVVIYAGATILGGDTVIGHDSIIGGNVWITKSILPYTLVYYSSEMKIKTVKDFKEPINYVI; this comes from the coding sequence ATGAAAAAGAAAATAAATGAACTTATTGATCGATTAGAACTTCATCCAATCTGTTTACCTATAAATAAAAAAGAATTAGAGCAGGTAGTAAAAATACTATTTTCCAAAATGTTTCCGGTCTGTGAGAGAAAAAATCGACGTAAAATAGAGCAAGAACTTACAACCGTTTATAATATCTTATTGGAAAATATTTCCAAAATTATTAATACTAAGGCTGCAGAATCAATAGTAAATACTTTTTTTGATAAAATACCTTCGATTCAGGAAGCATTATATAAGGATGCAAATGCCTTTTATAAGAATGATCCGGCAGCAGACTCATTGGAAGAAGTCGTATTGGCATATCCCGGTTTTTTTGCGTTGGCAGCTTATCGTATTGCCCATGAATTTCACAGGTTGGAGGTTCCTATAATTCCTCGTATTTTTTCTGAATATGCACATGCTAAAGTAGGTATAGATATACATCCCGGAGCACAAATAGGAGAGAGTTTTTTTTTAGATCACGGTACGGGAACAGTCATTGGAGAAACAACCATTATCGGAAACAATGTTAAAATATATCAGGGAGTAACTTTAGGAGCTTTGTATGTAACCAAGAATCTGTCTAAAGTTAAAAGACATCCTACCGTTGAAGATAATGTGGTGATTTATGCAGGAGCTACCATTTTAGGAGGAGATACAGTTATAGGCCATGATTCGATTATCGGAGGTAATGTATGGATAACAAAATCCATACTTCCTTACACATTGGTGTATTATTCTTCGGAAATGAAAATTAAAACCGTGAAGGATTTTAAAGAACCTATTAATTACGTAATTTAA
- the cysK gene encoding cysteine synthase A has product MKINSILEAIGNTPHVRLPKIFPDHEVYIKLEKQNPGGSIKDRIALAMIEDAEKRGILKPGGTIIEPTSGNTGVGLAWVGTVKGYKVILVMPESMSIERRRLAAAYGAELVLTPREKGMKGAIEKAEELQKNTPNSFVPQQFKNQANPKIHAQTTAKEIVQDFPDGIDVLITGVGTGGHITGVGEVLKQKFPSVKIFAVEPTESPVIAGGNPGPHAIQGIGAGFIPETLDTKILDGSIQITKDEAFNYAKLLAKKEGILGGISTGASLAAVAKKIQELNLPSNAKILTFNYDTGERYFSVEGLF; this is encoded by the coding sequence ATGAAAATAAATAGCATTTTAGAAGCCATAGGAAATACTCCTCATGTGAGATTACCCAAAATATTTCCTGATCATGAAGTATATATTAAATTAGAAAAACAAAACCCCGGAGGAAGTATCAAGGACAGAATTGCTTTGGCAATGATAGAAGATGCTGAAAAAAGAGGAATTCTTAAACCCGGTGGAACCATTATAGAACCGACTTCGGGAAATACAGGAGTGGGATTAGCATGGGTTGGAACGGTTAAAGGGTATAAGGTTATATTAGTTATGCCGGAATCCATGTCAATTGAACGCAGAAGACTTGCAGCCGCTTATGGTGCTGAATTGGTATTGACTCCCAGAGAAAAAGGAATGAAAGGAGCTATTGAAAAAGCGGAAGAGTTACAAAAAAATACACCAAATTCATTTGTTCCTCAGCAATTTAAAAATCAAGCCAATCCTAAAATACATGCACAAACAACCGCTAAAGAAATTGTTCAGGATTTTCCGGATGGAATAGATGTTCTAATTACCGGAGTGGGAACAGGAGGACATATAACCGGAGTAGGCGAAGTATTAAAACAAAAATTTCCTTCTGTAAAAATCTTTGCAGTAGAACCTACTGAATCTCCTGTTATTGCAGGAGGAAATCCGGGGCCTCATGCAATTCAAGGAATTGGTGCAGGATTTATACCGGAAACTTTAGATACAAAAATTCTTGACGGTTCCATACAAATTACAAAAGATGAAGCATTTAATTATGCAAAGCTTTTAGCTAAAAAAGAAGGAATTTTAGGAGGTATATCCACCGGAGCTTCTTTGGCTGCTGTTGCTAAAAAAATACAAGAATTGAATCTTCCTTCAAATGCTAAAATTTTAACATTCAATTACGATACCGGAGAAAGATATTTTTCCGTAGAAGGTTTATTTTAA
- a CDS encoding phospho-sugar mutase — MNSLEIAKTWLQPPFDEETQKAVQNLINSNPKELDDAFYKNLEFGTGGMRGIMGIGTNRLNKYTYGQATQGLANYLHQQFPDKKITVAIAFDVRHNSDTFAKLVADVLTANGIYVYLYKEFRPTPELSFTVRNLKCDAGIVLTASHNPPEYNGYKVYWNDGAQIVPPHDSAIIKEVRSVDFADIKFDGDDSKITYLGEEEDKKFIHAAVENTSYLKGKKDLKIVYTSLHGTSIKILPDALAEAGFENVFIVPEQKNPDGDFPTVKSPNPEEPEALSLALKYAEEQNADIVFGTDPDADRLGVAVRGLDGKLVLLNGNQTNTVITDYILGKWKENGKIDGKQFIGSTIVTSDIFFPLAKYYGVECKVGLTGFKWIADLIRKAEGKEKFICGGEESFGFMPSDYVRDKDSISSILVACEAAQEAKNEGKTLFDKLIEIYTKVGYYYEELVSIVKKGKDGAEQIAKMMEEFRSNPPKELVGEKIVKLDDYQSSTSLNLITGEKTPIDIPKSNVLIFYTDKGTKLACRPSGTEPKIKFYFSVQDTLSSKDEFESKLSHAQNKIQKIKEFLEK, encoded by the coding sequence ATGAATTCATTAGAAATTGCAAAAACATGGTTACAACCTCCTTTTGATGAAGAAACTCAAAAGGCTGTACAAAACTTAATTAATTCTAATCCAAAAGAATTGGATGATGCTTTTTATAAAAACCTCGAATTTGGAACGGGAGGAATGCGTGGAATTATGGGTATAGGTACAAATCGGTTGAATAAATATACCTATGGTCAAGCAACCCAAGGTTTGGCTAACTACCTGCATCAGCAATTTCCTGATAAAAAAATTACAGTAGCCATAGCTTTTGACGTGAGACATAACAGCGACACGTTTGCTAAATTGGTAGCTGATGTTCTTACTGCCAATGGTATATATGTTTATTTATATAAAGAATTTCGTCCCACACCGGAACTGTCCTTCACCGTGCGTAATTTAAAATGCGATGCAGGGATTGTATTGACAGCTTCTCATAATCCACCGGAATATAACGGTTATAAAGTATATTGGAATGATGGAGCTCAAATTGTTCCTCCTCATGATTCTGCTATTATAAAAGAAGTTCGTTCGGTTGATTTTGCCGATATTAAATTTGACGGTGATGATTCCAAAATTACCTATTTAGGGGAAGAAGAAGATAAAAAATTTATCCATGCCGCAGTTGAAAATACTTCCTATTTAAAAGGTAAAAAAGACTTAAAAATTGTTTATACTTCCTTACACGGAACTTCCATAAAAATATTGCCTGATGCTTTGGCCGAAGCAGGTTTTGAAAATGTATTTATTGTACCGGAACAAAAAAATCCCGATGGAGATTTTCCTACTGTAAAATCCCCAAATCCGGAAGAACCGGAAGCTTTATCGTTAGCTTTAAAATATGCCGAAGAACAAAATGCTGATATCGTATTCGGTACCGACCCCGATGCAGACCGTTTAGGAGTGGCCGTACGCGGTTTAGACGGTAAATTAGTACTTTTAAACGGGAATCAAACTAACACGGTTATTACTGACTATATTTTAGGAAAATGGAAAGAAAACGGTAAAATAGACGGTAAACAATTTATCGGTTCAACTATTGTTACTTCTGACATTTTTTTTCCTTTAGCTAAATATTATGGTGTAGAATGTAAAGTAGGTTTAACCGGTTTTAAATGGATTGCCGATTTGATTAGAAAAGCTGAAGGTAAAGAAAAATTTATTTGCGGCGGTGAGGAAAGTTTTGGTTTTATGCCAAGTGATTATGTTCGTGATAAAGATTCCATTTCATCAATTTTAGTTGCTTGTGAAGCAGCTCAGGAAGCTAAAAATGAAGGTAAAACTTTATTTGATAAATTGATTGAAATATACACCAAAGTAGGATACTATTATGAAGAATTGGTTTCAATCGTTAAAAAAGGTAAAGATGGAGCAGAACAAATCGCGAAAATGATGGAAGAATTTAGAAGTAATCCTCCTAAAGAATTAGTAGGTGAGAAAATTGTTAAACTAGATGATTACCAATCTTCCACTTCTTTAAATTTGATTACGGGTGAAAAAACACCAATCGATATTCCCAAATCAAATGTATTAATATTCTACACAGATAAAGGAACTAAATTAGCTTGTAGACCTTCAGGAACTGAACCGAAAATAAAATTCTATTTCTCCGTGCAAGATACGTTATCTTCTAAAGATGAATTTGAAAGCAAATTGAGCCATGCTCAAAATAAAATTCAAAAGATCAAAGAGTTTTTAGAAAAATAA
- a CDS encoding GIN domain-containing protein — protein MKKLVHYSILCLLSIVLLSCSRSIKGEGEVTTKELKIRPVKEILANGSYRLIYLYDSNNPRIVIESYKNLIDNLKIDDSNGKLTISEIDNVKDPDLYNVYVYNPQIEKFDIHDLVNVDINSQLRVSKLSINLNDVSKLIANTVITYELNVNVSDVSKINLKGTSNTLHLTASDTSDFTAPFLEVSEANVELSDVATAEINVKSKLVGRISDNTKITVIGNPAKNIQQKDLAVINFK, from the coding sequence ATGAAAAAATTAGTACATTATAGCATTTTATGTTTACTATCTATCGTTTTACTTTCTTGTTCTCGTTCAATTAAAGGAGAAGGAGAAGTAACCACCAAGGAACTTAAAATTAGACCTGTAAAAGAAATTTTAGCCAATGGCTCCTATAGATTGATTTATTTATATGACAGCAATAATCCGAGAATTGTAATAGAATCTTATAAGAACTTGATCGATAACTTAAAAATTGATGATTCCAACGGAAAATTAACTATCTCTGAAATTGATAACGTTAAAGATCCTGATCTCTATAATGTCTATGTTTACAATCCTCAGATCGAAAAATTTGACATTCATGATCTTGTTAATGTTGACATAAACTCTCAATTACGAGTTTCAAAATTATCCATTAATTTAAATGATGTTTCTAAACTTATAGCCAACACAGTGATTACCTATGAATTAAATGTAAATGTGAGCGATGTTTCCAAGATAAATTTAAAAGGGACTAGTAATACATTACATTTAACTGCCAGTGATACAAGTGACTTTACTGCGCCGTTTTTAGAAGTATCTGAAGCAAATGTTGAGCTTTCCGATGTTGCCACTGCAGAAATAAATGTAAAAAGCAAATTGGTTGGAAGAATATCCGACAATACGAAAATAACAGTAATAGGTAATCCCGCTAAGAACATTCAACAAAAAGATCTCGCGGTTATCAATTTTAAATAA
- a CDS encoding glycosyltransferase family 2 protein: MQLSIVIPLLNEAESLQELLNRIQTVCEKENYTYEIIFVDDGSTDLSWKIISEFSQQYAEVKGIKFAKNYGKSQALNAAFKVVKGEVIITMDADLQDFPEEIPALRKMIVEDGFDLVSGWKKKRYDNVLTKNLPSKLFNKAAQITSGVKLHDFNNGLKAYRNEVAKAIDVHGDMHRYIPVLAKNEGFTKITEKEVPHQARLYGKSKFGANRFVRGFLDLITVWFMSTFGTRPMHFFGFIGTLMFIIGFISSAWIGINKLIKVWKKIPAQLVTNDPLFYIALTMMILGTLLFIAGFLGELIVQLKRGKKDDYTVSQYLNIN, encoded by the coding sequence ATGCAACTATCTATAGTCATTCCCCTGCTCAATGAAGCAGAATCATTGCAAGAATTATTGAATCGCATACAAACCGTATGTGAAAAAGAAAACTATACTTATGAAATCATTTTCGTAGATGATGGAAGCACCGACTTATCCTGGAAAATCATTTCAGAATTCAGCCAACAATATGCGGAAGTAAAAGGTATTAAATTTGCTAAAAATTACGGAAAATCTCAAGCTTTAAATGCTGCTTTTAAAGTAGTGAAAGGAGAAGTAATCATTACTATGGATGCCGATTTACAAGATTTTCCCGAAGAAATTCCTGCACTTAGGAAAATGATTGTTGAAGATGGATTTGACCTTGTTTCCGGTTGGAAGAAGAAAAGATACGACAATGTTCTAACAAAAAACCTTCCTTCTAAATTATTTAATAAAGCCGCTCAAATAACTTCAGGGGTCAAATTGCATGATTTTAATAATGGGTTAAAAGCTTATAGAAATGAAGTAGCTAAAGCCATCGACGTACACGGCGATATGCATCGTTACATACCTGTATTGGCGAAAAATGAGGGATTTACTAAAATAACTGAAAAGGAAGTACCTCATCAAGCGCGACTATATGGAAAATCAAAATTTGGTGCCAATCGATTCGTACGCGGATTTTTAGATTTAATTACCGTTTGGTTTATGTCCACCTTTGGAACAAGACCTATGCATTTTTTTGGTTTTATTGGTACTTTAATGTTTATTATCGGTTTTATATCCTCCGCTTGGATAGGCATCAATAAATTAATAAAAGTATGGAAAAAAATTCCTGCTCAACTGGTTACTAATGATCCTTTGTTTTACATAGCTTTAACTATGATGATTTTAGGTACTTTGTTATTTATTGCCGGATTTTTAGGAGAATTAATCGTACAATTAAAGCGAGGAAAAAAAGATGATTATACGGTTTCACAATATCTAAATATTAATTAA
- a CDS encoding DUF4199 family protein, giving the protein MKNKPTHYGLLLAAITLILFFAVYFYFIGFNYYIISIQVNFFVLPALYTLASILLLYKLTNYEKLSFLTCLQYSFTTMFIGGTLSFLFIALFFNYIDQDAQQLLQNQGLNKMLENLTSEYASIEHPTEEITLKYKEYVNNIQTRITEKESFFTFKNSCIILSVLYFFYFIISVLLSIFFRTRKPNATIYSHSPAQ; this is encoded by the coding sequence ATGAAAAATAAACCTACGCATTACGGATTATTATTGGCAGCAATTACTCTTATTTTATTTTTTGCTGTATATTTTTACTTTATAGGATTTAATTATTATATAATTAGTATTCAGGTAAATTTTTTTGTTCTTCCTGCTCTTTATACGTTGGCATCGATACTTTTGCTATATAAACTGACTAATTATGAAAAACTTTCTTTTCTAACGTGTTTACAATATTCATTTACGACGATGTTTATAGGAGGTACTCTTTCCTTCCTTTTTATAGCTTTATTTTTCAATTATATAGATCAAGATGCACAACAACTTCTGCAAAATCAAGGATTAAATAAAATGTTGGAAAATCTTACTTCCGAATATGCATCCATTGAACACCCAACTGAAGAAATTACCTTAAAATATAAGGAATACGTAAACAATATTCAAACAAGAATAACTGAAAAGGAATCTTTTTTCACGTTTAAAAATTCCTGCATAATTTTAAGTGTGCTATACTTTTTTTACTTTATAATATCCGTACTTTTGTCAATATTTTTTAGAACCAGAAAACCTAATGCAACTATCTATAGTCATTCCCCTGCTCAATGA
- a CDS encoding carcinine hydrolase/isopenicillin-N N-acyltransferase family protein codes for MKEYFLITILIFSMAIGSGCTTAVISGKATPDGRPLLYKNRDTTTLHSRMVYSNRGKYSFIGMTNPEDKENKNILNGHNSAGFAIMNSDSYNLNYPELKEDQRQDGEIMRLALETCSTLEDFENLLSHLPKPLRLSSNFGVIDAHGGAAYYETGNQGFVKYDANNPDVAPFGYLIRTNYSFSGKPEDGKGYSRFLHAQELLYSASLTNSLTPKYFLQNVSRSLVHGLTKVDLTKYPEQFSAFRDFIPRYYTASVVVIQGVKPNETPLLTTAWTILGSSLGSVCIPLWLNSNQIFPKVLTADSNNSTPMDEWATTIKKKLFPIQKGEGSDYIHVPTLVSVYPKLISIENEILEQSGILLNEWRNEGKINTKELINFYSWIDKYIHDKYYPLTR; via the coding sequence ATGAAAGAATATTTTCTTATAACTATTTTAATTTTTTCAATGGCAATAGGATCCGGCTGTACAACTGCCGTGATATCCGGTAAAGCCACTCCTGACGGAAGACCTTTATTATATAAAAACAGGGACACGACCACCCTACATAGTCGAATGGTTTATTCCAATCGTGGAAAATATTCTTTTATAGGAATGACTAACCCCGAGGATAAAGAAAATAAAAATATACTGAACGGACATAATAGTGCGGGATTTGCCATCATGAATTCTGACAGCTATAACCTCAATTATCCTGAATTGAAAGAGGATCAAAGACAAGATGGAGAAATAATGAGACTTGCACTGGAAACTTGTTCCACTCTTGAAGATTTTGAAAACTTACTTTCTCATCTTCCTAAGCCCTTGCGCTTAAGTTCCAATTTCGGAGTTATTGACGCACACGGTGGTGCTGCTTATTATGAAACAGGAAATCAGGGATTTGTTAAATACGATGCTAATAATCCTGATGTAGCACCGTTTGGATATCTGATACGTACGAATTATTCTTTTTCAGGCAAACCTGAAGATGGTAAAGGATATAGTAGATTCCTTCACGCACAGGAATTGTTATATTCTGCCTCTCTTACTAACTCTCTTACTCCGAAATACTTTTTACAAAATGTTTCCAGATCTTTAGTTCATGGTTTGACCAAAGTTGACTTGACTAAATATCCTGAACAATTTTCAGCTTTCAGAGATTTTATACCTCGTTATTATACAGCATCCGTGGTAGTTATTCAGGGAGTTAAACCTAATGAAACGCCTTTGCTAACTACTGCCTGGACTATTTTAGGTTCTTCGTTGGGCTCTGTATGTATTCCTTTATGGTTAAATTCCAATCAAATATTTCCCAAAGTTTTAACCGCTGATTCAAATAATTCGACACCAATGGATGAATGGGCCACTACAATAAAAAAGAAATTATTTCCCATACAAAAAGGAGAAGGATCAGATTATATTCATGTTCCTACTTTAGTATCGGTTTATCCTAAACTCATATCGATTGAAAATGAAATATTGGAACAATCGGGCATACTTCTTAATGAATGGAGAAATGAGGGTAAAATTAATACTAAAGAATTAATTAATTTTTACTCTTGGATTGATAAATACATCCATGATAAATATTATCCGTTAACACGATAA
- a CDS encoding thioredoxin domain-containing protein yields MKKIILTINLLFGWYISAQVNSVLEPKDFLQKLKNSNSILIDVRTPEEFETGHIKNAIDLDYRNASFSDKIRKLDPSKTYMIYCRSGKRSASTVDSLKNLGFTHLYDLKGGINAWKTENLPVVGEAEDKITKEEFKKMISSDRIVLIDFYAPWCGPCLKMEPMFKNLAEKYRNKVKIIKINSDENKNLAKPYIKDGFPKLIAYKNQKTQWEKVGLIDEEDLIQSIEKLIN; encoded by the coding sequence ATGAAAAAAATTATTTTAACCATTAACTTACTTTTTGGATGGTATATATCCGCACAAGTGAATTCGGTTTTAGAGCCCAAAGATTTTTTACAAAAATTAAAAAATTCAAATAGTATATTGATTGATGTTCGCACACCTGAAGAATTCGAAACCGGACATATCAAAAATGCTATCGACTTAGATTACAGAAATGCTTCTTTTAGTGATAAAATTCGTAAGCTGGATCCTTCTAAAACATACATGATCTATTGTAGATCAGGAAAACGTTCCGCTTCAACGGTTGACTCTCTAAAAAACTTAGGGTTTACTCATCTATACGACCTTAAAGGGGGAATCAATGCTTGGAAAACTGAAAATCTACCGGTGGTGGGTGAAGCCGAAGACAAAATAACTAAAGAAGAATTTAAAAAAATGATTTCTTCTGATCGCATAGTTTTAATTGATTTTTATGCTCCGTGGTGCGGACCTTGTTTGAAAATGGAACCTATGTTTAAAAATTTAGCCGAAAAATATAGAAACAAAGTAAAGATTATTAAAATAAACAGCGATGAAAATAAAAATTTAGCTAAACCCTATATTAAAGATGGTTTTCCAAAATTAATAGCTTATAAAAACCAAAAAACGCAATGGGAAAAAGTAGGATTGATCGATGAAGAAGATCTTATACAAAGTATTGAAAAATTAATAAATTAA
- a CDS encoding TonB-dependent receptor, producing the protein MKKKLTSKTLVAVISIFYSFLSAQTLVKGTVQNDKKEKIKGAQINVEEIGMETSTDDHGRYEITLPNGKYKFIITTPDHDEISEIIPINNEKQKIVDFTIKTFTIENVVVTGTRSKPRTLLESPTPVDIIDVKKIAETGAQVSVNQILNYVAPSFTSTTQSLGGGTDMTDPISLRGLTPDQVLVLVNGKRRYNSALLNVNGTFGKGTVGTDLNSIPVSSIDRIEILRDAAAAQYGSDAVAGVINIILKTSINRFSATITGGEYISKNSAQGKTSKDGEAVQVGLNYGIPLSEKGGYINFSATFDRRNPTNRGGMYQGSIYKEYTSGAPVDKTDEFLETTYTNRRDYSLIIGQSKALNGQIAYNASLPLNTQTEVYSFGIFGYRNSTASQFYRYPNSENNVPSIYPLGFRPQAEVSIYDKSATLGVKGMFIGWKMEVSNTFGQNTFTNKAKNTLNASLGELSPTSFRGGKLQFTQNVVNVDMSKKFNWLSEVGIAWGGEYRYERYQIIAGEEASYANYAMGREIVNPDGSISLVPDINGTIPMKFGPDGKTPIPGGAQGNAGFSPQNATDSQRNSLAAYTDVEINFNQSFLVDLAGRYEYYNDFGSTVNGKIALRYKISNSFNFRGSGSTGFRAPSLQQRYYSSTGTSYVNGNMYEVGTFTNDSKVAQLLGIPKLKPEKSRSLSAGLSAKVGRFHFSLDGYFTRINDKIVYTDLFSGDPNGSSSEKEIYQILQQAGAQKARFFANAVDTETKGIDAVLSYNTLLGNGKLFIDLAGTISYTQQVGSIHTSRLLKDKKDIYFSNSSKVYLENVIPNQKFNISLTYAIQKWNLFLRNNYFGGVTEPSNILSNQQYYNPRWITDASIAYKLTDFLKLTVGANNLFNCYPEKVAKKANSNQGQFVYSRYVSQFGFNGRYIFTRLNFNL; encoded by the coding sequence ATGAAAAAAAAATTAACCAGTAAGACTTTGGTAGCGGTTATTAGCATCTTTTATTCGTTTCTATCTGCTCAAACCCTTGTTAAAGGAACGGTACAAAATGATAAAAAAGAAAAAATAAAAGGAGCACAAATTAATGTGGAAGAAATAGGTATGGAAACATCAACTGATGATCATGGAAGGTATGAAATCACCCTACCGAATGGTAAATATAAATTTATTATTACCACGCCCGATCACGATGAAATTTCGGAAATAATACCTATCAATAATGAAAAACAAAAAATTGTAGATTTTACCATAAAAACATTTACGATTGAGAATGTTGTGGTAACGGGTACACGCTCTAAACCTAGAACATTATTGGAATCCCCTACTCCTGTGGACATTATTGATGTTAAAAAAATAGCAGAAACCGGAGCACAAGTTAGTGTCAATCAAATATTAAATTATGTAGCACCTTCATTTACCTCTACCACTCAATCGTTAGGAGGCGGAACGGATATGACTGATCCCATATCCTTACGAGGTTTAACTCCTGATCAGGTATTAGTTTTAGTAAACGGCAAACGTAGATATAATTCTGCTTTATTGAATGTCAACGGAACTTTTGGTAAGGGTACTGTAGGTACTGACTTAAATTCAATTCCCGTTTCATCAATTGATCGAATCGAAATATTGAGAGACGCAGCTGCTGCTCAATACGGGAGTGATGCCGTAGCGGGAGTGATTAACATTATCCTAAAAACTTCTATTAATAGATTTAGTGCAACAATTACAGGTGGAGAATATATAAGTAAAAATAGCGCTCAAGGTAAAACTTCCAAAGATGGAGAAGCTGTACAGGTGGGTTTAAATTATGGTATTCCATTGAGTGAAAAAGGAGGATATATCAACTTTTCGGCAACTTTCGACCGAAGAAACCCGACAAACAGAGGCGGAATGTATCAAGGTAGTATTTATAAAGAGTATACATCGGGTGCACCTGTAGATAAAACCGATGAATTTTTAGAAACTACGTATACCAATCGTCGCGATTATAGTTTAATTATCGGCCAATCTAAGGCATTAAACGGGCAAATTGCTTATAATGCTTCTTTACCCTTAAATACTCAAACGGAAGTATATTCATTTGGAATTTTCGGATATAGAAACAGCACTGCTTCTCAATTTTACAGATATCCAAATTCTGAAAATAATGTACCATCCATATATCCCTTAGGTTTTAGACCGCAAGCCGAAGTAAGCATTTATGACAAATCTGCCACTCTCGGGGTAAAAGGAATGTTCATAGGTTGGAAAATGGAAGTCAGCAATACTTTCGGGCAAAATACATTTACTAATAAAGCGAAAAACACGTTAAATGCTTCTTTAGGCGAACTGTCTCCAACCTCCTTCCGAGGGGGAAAATTACAATTTACACAAAACGTGGTCAATGTAGATATGTCTAAAAAATTTAATTGGCTTTCCGAAGTAGGAATAGCATGGGGAGGTGAATACAGATATGAAAGATACCAAATTATTGCCGGCGAAGAAGCTTCTTATGCCAATTATGCTATGGGCAGAGAAATAGTCAATCCCGATGGCAGTATTTCCCTCGTACCCGATATTAATGGCACTATACCTATGAAGTTTGGACCGGACGGTAAAACACCGATACCGGGCGGAGCACAAGGAAATGCAGGATTTTCTCCGCAAAATGCAACGGACTCTCAAAGAAACTCTCTGGCCGCTTATACAGATGTTGAAATCAATTTTAACCAATCATTCCTGGTGGACTTGGCCGGAAGATATGAATATTACAATGATTTCGGATCGACCGTTAACGGTAAAATAGCTCTTCGTTACAAAATTTCCAATTCTTTTAATTTCAGAGGTTCGGGAAGTACCGGATTTCGTGCTCCGTCCTTACAACAACGTTACTATTCCAGTACGGGGACTTCATATGTAAACGGAAATATGTATGAGGTTGGAACTTTTACGAATGACAGTAAAGTAGCTCAACTTCTGGGTATACCCAAACTCAAACCGGAAAAATCCAGGAGTTTGAGTGCAGGACTTTCGGCTAAGGTTGGAAGATTCCATTTCAGCCTTGACGGATATTTTACTCGAATTAATGATAAAATTGTATATACTGATTTGTTTAGCGGAGATCCCAACGGTTCCTCTTCAGAAAAAGAAATCTATCAAATATTGCAACAAGCAGGAGCTCAAAAAGCTAGATTTTTTGCCAATGCTGTTGACACGGAAACTAAAGGTATAGATGCTGTCCTTTCCTATAATACTCTTTTAGGAAATGGAAAACTGTTTATAGATTTAGCCGGAACGATCTCCTATACTCAACAAGTGGGTTCGATTCATACTTCCCGTTTATTAAAAGATAAAAAAGATATATATTTCAGCAACTCCAGTAAAGTGTATTTAGAAAATGTAATTCCTAATCAGAAATTTAATATTTCACTTACTTATGCTATCCAAAAATGGAACTTATTTTTACGAAATAATTATTTTGGAGGCGTAACGGAACCTTCTAATATACTTTCAAATCAACAATACTATAATCCAAGATGGATTACGGATGCTTCTATAGCCTATAAATTAACTGATTTTTTAAAACTTACCGTAGGAGCAAATAATTTGTTTAATTGCTACCCCGAAAAAGTAGCCAAAAAAGCCAACAGTAACCAAGGACAATTCGTTTATTCTCGATATGTCAGTCAATTTGGTTTTAATGGTCGTTATATTTTTACTCGATTAAATTTTAATCTATAA